Proteins from a single region of Nakamurella deserti:
- the phoU gene encoding phosphate signaling complex protein PhoU yields the protein MRQAYQIRLADLGEHGARMCQVTSDAMRDATRALLDADLSLAEQVIARDVVIDEMRASAEEVALELLALQAPVASDLRVVVSALWIVADLQRMGALAIHVAKAARRRHPNAVIPSEMRPVFERMGRVGVHLADQAGKVLLGRDLQVARTLETDDDLMDDLHREMFAQLNNPGWSHGAGTAVDIALLGRFYERFADHAVSISRRVIFLVTGENVGGDTTPASLEFVDS from the coding sequence ATGCGCCAGGCTTATCAGATCCGTCTCGCCGACCTGGGCGAGCACGGTGCCCGAATGTGTCAGGTCACCAGCGACGCCATGCGCGACGCCACCCGGGCCCTGCTCGACGCCGACCTCTCGCTCGCCGAGCAGGTCATCGCGCGCGACGTCGTCATCGACGAGATGCGCGCCTCGGCCGAGGAGGTCGCCCTGGAGCTGCTCGCCCTGCAGGCACCGGTCGCCTCCGACCTGCGGGTCGTGGTCTCCGCCCTGTGGATCGTCGCCGATCTGCAGCGGATGGGCGCGCTGGCCATCCATGTCGCCAAGGCGGCCCGCCGCCGCCACCCCAACGCCGTCATCCCGTCCGAGATGCGCCCGGTGTTCGAGCGGATGGGCCGCGTCGGCGTCCATCTCGCCGACCAGGCCGGCAAGGTGCTGCTCGGCCGCGACCTGCAGGTGGCCCGGACGCTGGAGACCGACGACGACCTGATGGACGACCTGCACCGCGAGATGTTCGCCCAGCTCAACAATCCCGGCTGGAGCCACGGCGCCGGCACCGCGGTCGACATCGCCCTGCTCGGCCGCTTCTACGAGCGTTTCGCCGACCACGCGGTGTCGATCTCGCGGCGCGTCATCTTCCTGGTCACCGGCGAGAACGTCGGCGGCGACACCACTCCCGCGTCGCTGGAGTTCGTCGACAGCTGA
- a CDS encoding pyrimidine reductase family protein: protein MRWLHPLPAPGNADDRVDLDAAYWIDEPGRQVVTGMMVSTADGAAQLDGRSGGLGNAADSALFALLRAQADVLLVGAATARAEGYAGDHPSPELRELRARRGLSRAPRMAVVTNRLELTPADPLFTDTEVRPLVVTSEASPRAARDALADVADVVVAGTGRVDVGRALDALADRGLRRVSCEGGPSLLAQVIATDRLDELRLTLAPLLTAGDAHRITAGPVIAPRGMELVHLLADGDHLFLRYRVTGVRR from the coding sequence ATGAGGTGGCTGCACCCGCTCCCCGCCCCGGGCAACGCCGACGACCGGGTCGATCTCGACGCCGCCTACTGGATCGACGAGCCGGGTCGGCAGGTGGTGACCGGGATGATGGTCAGCACCGCCGACGGCGCCGCCCAGCTGGACGGCCGCTCGGGCGGGCTCGGGAACGCCGCCGACAGTGCGCTCTTCGCCCTGCTGCGTGCCCAGGCCGACGTCCTGCTGGTCGGTGCGGCGACCGCCCGCGCCGAGGGCTACGCCGGTGACCACCCGTCGCCGGAGTTGCGGGAACTGCGGGCCCGGCGCGGCCTCTCCAGGGCCCCGCGGATGGCTGTGGTGACCAACCGGCTGGAACTCACCCCGGCCGATCCGCTCTTCACCGACACGGAGGTCCGGCCGCTGGTCGTCACCAGCGAGGCATCGCCGCGGGCCGCCCGTGACGCGCTGGCCGACGTCGCCGACGTGGTCGTGGCCGGCACCGGGCGGGTGGACGTCGGGCGGGCCCTGGACGCGCTGGCCGACCGGGGTCTGCGCCGGGTGAGTTGTGAGGGCGGCCCCAGCCTGCTGGCCCAGGTGATCGCCACGGACCGGCTCGACGAGCTGCGGTTGACGCTGGCGCCGCTGCTCACCGCGGGCGACGCGCACCGGATCACCGCCGGCCCGGTGATCGCGCCCCGCGGGATGGAGCTGGTGCACCTGCTGGCCGACGGCGACCACCTGTTCCTGCGGTACCGCGTCACCGGGGTGCGCCGGTGA
- the dusB gene encoding tRNA dihydrouridine synthase DusB, with the protein MTAASSLLDDAPAAAAARTAPAPAPATTPVAAALAIGPFQVWPPVVLAPMAGITNSSFRRLCRENGAAVDPTATTHAGLYVCEMITTRAMVERDRKTMEMIRFAPDEQPRSLQLYGVDPEIVGRAVRMVVDEDLADHIDLNFGCPVPKVTRRGGGSALPFKRRLFEAIVTTAVRTAAPAGIPVTVKMRVGIDPDHITYLDAGRIAQDAGVAAVALHGRTAVQHYSGTADWSTIARLKEVVTEVPVLGNGDIFAADDALEMMARTGCDGVVVGRGCQGRPWLFAELAAAFAGRPSPTPPDLGSVARIVRRHAELLVEELGPDRGPRDLRKHMAWYFKGFSVGSQLRAALATVSTLDELDELLAVLDHHQPFPAAAEGPRGRQGTPQKKVHLPDGWLDDPDELVVPADGELDSSGG; encoded by the coding sequence ATGACCGCCGCTTCCTCCCTGCTCGACGACGCCCCGGCGGCGGCCGCGGCCCGGACCGCCCCCGCCCCGGCGCCGGCCACCACCCCGGTGGCCGCGGCGCTGGCGATCGGCCCGTTCCAGGTGTGGCCCCCGGTCGTCCTCGCACCGATGGCCGGCATCACCAACTCGTCGTTCCGCCGGCTCTGCCGGGAGAACGGCGCCGCGGTCGACCCGACCGCCACCACCCATGCCGGTCTGTACGTCTGCGAGATGATCACGACCAGGGCGATGGTCGAGCGCGACCGCAAGACCATGGAGATGATCCGCTTCGCCCCCGACGAGCAGCCGCGGTCGCTGCAGCTCTACGGCGTCGACCCCGAGATCGTCGGCCGCGCCGTGCGGATGGTGGTGGACGAGGACCTCGCCGACCACATCGATCTCAACTTCGGCTGCCCCGTCCCCAAGGTCACCCGCCGGGGCGGCGGATCGGCCCTGCCGTTCAAACGCCGGCTGTTCGAGGCGATCGTCACCACGGCGGTCCGCACCGCCGCACCGGCCGGCATCCCGGTCACGGTAAAGATGCGCGTCGGCATCGATCCCGACCACATCACCTACCTCGACGCCGGCCGCATCGCCCAGGACGCGGGGGTCGCCGCGGTCGCGCTGCACGGCCGTACCGCGGTGCAGCACTACTCCGGGACGGCCGACTGGTCGACGATCGCCCGCCTCAAGGAGGTCGTCACCGAGGTGCCCGTGCTCGGCAACGGCGACATCTTCGCCGCGGACGACGCGCTGGAGATGATGGCCCGGACCGGCTGCGACGGCGTGGTGGTCGGACGCGGCTGCCAGGGCCGGCCGTGGCTGTTCGCCGAGCTCGCCGCCGCGTTCGCCGGCCGCCCGTCGCCGACCCCGCCCGACCTGGGCTCGGTGGCGCGGATCGTCCGCCGGCACGCCGAGCTGCTCGTCGAGGAGCTCGGACCCGACCGCGGACCGCGCGACCTGCGCAAGCACATGGCCTGGTACTTCAAGGGATTCTCGGTCGGCTCGCAGCTGCGGGCCGCGCTGGCCACCGTCAGCACCCTCGACGAACTCGACGAGCTGCTGGCCGTGCTCGACCACCACCAGCCGTTCCCGGCCGCGGCCGAGGGCCCGCGCGGCCGGCAGGGCACCCCGCAGAAGAAGGTGCACCTCCCCGACGGATGGCTCGACGACCCGGACGAGCTCGTCGTGCCGGCGGACGGTGAGCTCGACAGCAGCGGTGGCTGA
- the folP gene encoding dihydropteroate synthase — protein sequence MAIVNRTPDSFYDQGATFAQDRAVEAAVTALDAGAAIVDIGGVKAGVGEFVSAAQEIDRVVPVVAEVRRLRPDAVISVDTWRAEVGRAVVAAGADLLNDAWEGHDPALAAVAGATGAGLVCMHAGHLPPRTDPHNPVYDDVVTDVVRTVDRLAAAALAAGVRPDGILVDPGHDFGKTTVQSLEVTRRLPELVATGRPVLVALSNKDFIGETLDLPTGDRLTGTMAAAAVSAWLGARVFRVHNVVPIRQVLDMVSAIRGDRPPAVARRGIYPEG from the coding sequence ATGGCCATCGTCAACCGCACGCCGGACTCGTTCTACGACCAGGGGGCGACGTTCGCCCAGGACCGTGCGGTCGAGGCCGCGGTGACGGCACTGGACGCCGGCGCGGCGATCGTCGACATCGGCGGCGTGAAGGCCGGTGTCGGGGAGTTCGTCTCGGCAGCGCAGGAGATCGACCGGGTGGTGCCCGTCGTCGCGGAGGTGCGGCGGCTGCGCCCGGACGCCGTGATCAGCGTCGACACCTGGCGCGCGGAGGTCGGCCGGGCGGTCGTGGCGGCCGGCGCCGACCTGCTCAACGACGCGTGGGAGGGACACGACCCCGCGCTGGCGGCGGTGGCCGGTGCCACCGGCGCCGGACTGGTCTGCATGCACGCCGGCCATCTGCCGCCCCGGACGGATCCGCACAACCCGGTCTACGACGACGTCGTCACCGACGTGGTGCGCACCGTCGACCGGTTGGCCGCCGCGGCCCTGGCGGCGGGGGTCCGCCCGGACGGCATCCTCGTCGACCCGGGACACGACTTCGGCAAGACGACCGTCCAGTCCCTCGAGGTCACCCGCCGGCTGCCGGAACTGGTCGCCACCGGCCGACCGGTGCTCGTGGCGTTGTCGAACAAGGACTTCATCGGCGAGACCCTGGACCTGCCGACCGGTGACCGCCTCACCGGGACGATGGCGGCGGCCGCGGTCAGCGCGTGGCTCGGCGCCCGGGTGTTCCGGGTGCACAACGTGGTGCCGATCCGCCAGGTGCTCGACATGGTCTCCGCCATCCGCGGTGACCGGCCACCGGCGGTGGCCCGGCGCGGCATCTATCCGGAGGGCTGA
- a CDS encoding LCP family protein — translation MTGRHAGNHGADGDRRAAHLAGAATTAPRHRHPWFNYTWHIVIAVFSVFVLAVTGIYWNIVRVGNAGLDSGSVDAGIGGGNSLVTRQPTAGGGTGTTSTAATVYAPENFLLVGSDTRAGDNNIDGGEAELEGVANTDSMMLLHISGDRQHIYAVSLPRDMWAPNVPCERYDQNTDTYSGVADGADLSRQHMNSFYGVGGPKCLVDAVENLTQLPVDHYIQIDFAGFQSMVDALGGVAINACGPIVDETLQTILPTGGQQVINGAQALNLARARKVVGDPSSDLSRIHRQQLILSAILREVKSAGTLLDPGKLTAFVNAFTQNTTTGNVTFQSLMDLAESIGNLDPALVNFFTMPTTPDPNDTGRGSMFIDEAAAAPLLDALRNDTPVPGTETTPVETPAPTTAAEITTLTLAPDAVDLQIVNAAGVAGIATRASEALDALGFATTEDDLDSDETTQTGVTVRYSAGNEAAALTVAAAVPGAVLETAEGLGSRVALRLGSDWDESVAAVAVGDPIAADLLAQVPAGSAGNVVAPTTSEPTGTTTTTTVVNAADASCL, via the coding sequence GTGACGGGTCGGCATGCCGGCAACCACGGTGCCGACGGCGACCGCCGGGCGGCCCACCTCGCGGGTGCCGCCACCACCGCCCCGCGCCACCGTCACCCCTGGTTCAACTACACCTGGCACATCGTCATCGCCGTGTTCTCGGTGTTCGTGCTCGCCGTCACCGGCATCTACTGGAACATCGTCCGGGTCGGCAACGCCGGCCTGGACAGCGGCTCGGTCGACGCCGGCATCGGCGGCGGCAACTCCCTGGTCACGCGGCAGCCGACCGCCGGCGGCGGGACCGGCACGACCTCCACCGCGGCGACGGTCTACGCACCCGAGAACTTCCTGCTGGTCGGCTCCGACACCCGTGCCGGCGACAACAACATCGACGGCGGGGAGGCCGAGCTCGAGGGCGTGGCCAACACCGACTCGATGATGCTGCTGCACATCAGCGGCGACCGGCAGCACATCTACGCGGTGTCGCTCCCCCGCGACATGTGGGCGCCGAACGTGCCCTGCGAGCGGTACGACCAGAACACCGACACCTACAGCGGCGTCGCCGACGGCGCCGACCTGTCCCGGCAGCACATGAACTCGTTCTACGGCGTCGGCGGGCCCAAGTGCCTGGTCGACGCGGTGGAGAACCTGACGCAGCTGCCCGTCGACCACTACATCCAGATCGACTTCGCCGGCTTCCAGTCGATGGTCGACGCCCTCGGCGGGGTGGCGATCAACGCCTGCGGGCCGATCGTCGACGAGACCCTCCAGACGATCCTGCCCACGGGCGGGCAGCAGGTCATCAACGGCGCCCAGGCGCTGAACCTGGCCCGGGCCCGCAAGGTCGTCGGCGACCCGAGCTCGGACCTCTCCCGCATCCACCGCCAGCAGCTCATCCTGTCGGCGATCCTGCGGGAGGTGAAGTCGGCCGGCACGCTGCTCGACCCGGGCAAGCTCACCGCCTTCGTCAACGCGTTCACCCAGAACACCACCACCGGCAACGTCACCTTCCAGTCGCTGATGGACCTGGCCGAGTCGATCGGCAACCTGGACCCGGCGCTGGTCAACTTCTTCACCATGCCGACGACCCCCGACCCGAACGACACCGGACGCGGCTCGATGTTCATCGACGAGGCGGCCGCCGCCCCGCTGCTGGACGCCCTGCGCAACGACACCCCGGTGCCCGGTACCGAGACCACGCCGGTCGAGACCCCCGCGCCGACCACCGCCGCCGAGATCACCACCCTGACGCTGGCGCCCGACGCGGTGGATCTGCAGATCGTCAACGCCGCCGGTGTCGCCGGCATCGCCACGCGCGCCTCCGAGGCGCTCGACGCCCTGGGCTTCGCCACCACCGAGGACGACCTCGACTCCGACGAGACCACCCAGACCGGCGTCACCGTCCGCTACTCGGCCGGCAACGAGGCGGCCGCCCTGACCGTCGCCGCCGCCGTCCCCGGCGCGGTCCTGGAGACCGCGGAGGGTCTCGGCAGCCGGGTGGCACTGCGCCTGGGCTCGGACTGGGACGAGTCGGTCGCCGCGGTGGCGGTCGGCGACCCGATCGCGGCGGATCTGCTCGCCCAGGTCCCCGCGGGATCGGCGGGCAACGTCGTCGCCCCGACGACCAGCGAGCCGACCGGCACCACGACCACCACCACCGTCGTCAACGCAGCCGACGCCTCGTGCCTGTGA